Within Stella humosa, the genomic segment CCAAGGCTTTGTCGCGCATCGGCATGGGCCGCTGCCAGGGGCGCTATTGCGGGCTGTCGGCCGCCACCATCCTGGCCGAGACCGCCGGTGCCGACCCTTCGACCGCCATGCGCCTGCGCGGCCAGGCCCCGGTCAAGCCGATCCCGCTCACCCAGCAGGAGGTGCCGTCATGAGCGGGGGCACGCATGCCGGTCGGTACGATGTCATCATCGTCGGCGGCGGTATCATGGGCGCGGCCACGGCATTTCACCTGCGCACGCTCTACGGCAAGTCGGTCGTCCTGCTCGAACGAGGCATGGTCGGGGCGGGGGCGAGCGGGGTCAATTTCGGCAATGTCCGCCGCCAGGGCCGGTTCCTGCCGCAGATGCCGCTGTCGCACCGCGCGCGCGAGATCTGGGGCCGGCTGCCGGAGCTGCTGGGCGAGGACTGCGAGTTCCTGGCGACCGGCGGGCTGCGCGTCGCCTATTCCCAGGCCGACATGGCGGTGCTCGAGAAGCATGTGAACGAGGCCCGCGACTGGGACCTGCATCTCGACCTGCTGGGGCAGAACGCCATTCGCAGCCGCTGGCCCTGGCTGGGGCCGGACGTGGTCGGCGCGCTGATGTCGCCGGACGACGGCCACGCCAACCCGCGCCTGGTGGCGCCGGCCTTCGGGCGCGCGGCCAAGCGGGCCGGCGTCGTCGTCCATGAGCAGTGCGAGGTGGCCGACATCGCCCGCGAGGCGACCGGCTTCCGCGTCACCGCCAAGACCGGGCTGGAGGTGCGGGGCGAGGTGCTGCTGAACAGTGCCGGCTACTGGGGCGGGCGGATCGCAGCCGACTTCGGCGAGCCGGTGCCGATCGTGCCGCGCGGGCCGCAGATGGCGGTGACCGAGCCCTTGCCCTATTTCATGGAACCGGTGCTGGGCGGCGTCTCGTCCAACATCTACCTGCGCCAGGTGAAGCGCGGCAACGTCGTCTTCGGCGGCGGCTTGCGTGGGCCCGTGGAGACGGACCCGCCGCGCGGCCGGCCGGTGCCGGAGCTGTCGATCGCCCAGTGGGGCCGGGTCGTCCGCTTCGTGCCGGCGCTGGCGGGCGTCCAGGTGATCCGTAGCTGGACCGGCGTCGAGGGCTACATGGACGACGACATCCCGGTGATGGGCGAAAGCGGCACGACGCCCGGCCTGTTCCATGCCTTCGGCTTCTGCGGCCACGGCTTCCAGCTCGGGCCCGGGGTAGGGGCGGTGATGGCGGAACTGATCGCCACCGGCCGCACCGTCACGCCCATCGACCCCTTTCACATCCGCCGCTTCGAGAGCCTGAAGCCGGCCTGATCGCCTCAGCCCAGGCGGCGGGCGTTGGCGGCGGCCGTGCGCAGCACCGGCGCGGTCATGGCGCCCGCCATGCTGGCGGCGGCTGCACCCAGGCCCAGATAGAAGGAATAGGCACGCTGCATCGCGTCGGCGGCGTACTGCATCTGCGCCTGGATGGCGCCGGCCGGCGAGCGGGCGGCGGCGACCTTCATGCCGGAGTCCCAGGCGGCCGCCATCTCGGCCGCGGCGAAACGCGCGATGCCGGCCGCCAGCGCGGGTGACTGGCGCATGGCAGCGCTGGCCGCCTCGATCGCGGCCGTGCCCTTCTCGGTGCTCATGCGCATGAACTCTGCCGAATCGCCGGAGCCCGGGTTGTAGATCGCGGCGTGGCCCATCGCCATGCGTCGGCCGATCACCGTCGCCGATGCCGTTGCCAGCCGCGTCGCCTGCAAGGCGTTGGCCTGCGAGCGGGCCATCGTCCGGCCGATCGTCCGCGCATCCGTCTCGATCTTCCGCTTCGCCATGTCCCGACTCCTTCAATGTTGCACTGCAACATAAACGAGCCGACGGCGAAAACGGACCGGTCGTGCGAAGATTTATTTTTTCGCGCGAATCTCGGCCAGATTGCGGCCCGAGAGGACAAGGTCGTCCCGCGTGGCGTGGATGACGACGCGGTCGAGTTCCAGTTCCGCCACGACCCGGTCTTGCCAGCGGTCCAGCAGGTCGGCGAGCGCGGCCGTCTCGTGCGCGTCCAGCGGATCCGTCAGGTGATAGAGGCCGACGCCATAGAAGCCGCTCCGCCGGGCGCCGACCGCGTCCTGTAGCCGGGCGAAGGCATCGTCGCCGCCGACCTGCCGGGGATATGCGGGCAGATAGATGCGACCGAAATTGCGATTGCCGACCAGGGGCCCGCCCAGGCGGAAGCGCAGCGGACCGAGCGCGGCCATCGCCGCCGTCAGAGCCGCGGCATGGACCGGGACGGCAGCGGCCGCCAGCCCGCTCGCCAGCGTCGCGTGCAGCACATGGCGGCGGCGACGCCCGAGATTCCAGGCGATCTTGGCCGCGAAGGGGCCGGCCGCCATTTCCCGTTCCAGGGCCTGGAAGGCCGGGCTGGCGGCAAGCGCCGGCCAGTCGACGGGAACCACCAGCGCCTGGCGCCATTCCGGATAGGTGCCGTCCTGGTAGTCCTGGCCTGGGGCGGACGCGATGGCGAGCGGATGGCCCGGCGCCACCAGTGGCAGGTGCGCCAGGCGATAGCCCTGGTCGAACTCCAGCCGCTCGCCCGGCTGGAAGCGGCGGCGGGAGGCCGGGTAGGCCAGGCGCTCTTCACCGACGAAGGCGTCATCGGGCAGGGGATCGTTCATTCCGGGCCGCTACGGGTTAGGGTGGCCCGATCACCTATCAGAATTCGAACCGCGCGTGGCAGGCGATGAGCAAGGCATTCACCAAGGAAAGCGACGGCGACGAAGCGGGCGACGACCTGCCCGAGCGGCCGGTGTCCGAGCATCCAAACTTCGTCACCGCTCGGGGCCTGGCCGCCATCGACGGACAGGTGGATCGGCTGCGCGCCGAACTGTCGGCGATAGCGGCGGGGGCCGACCAGATGCTGTCGGCGCGGCTGGCCCGCGACCTGCGCTACTGGACGGCCCGGCGTGCCAGCGCGCAACTGGTCGACGCGCCGGCCGACACGGGCCTGGTGCAGTTCGGCTCGACGGTGACGGTGGCGCGCCAGGACGGGCGGCGGCAGGTCTTCCGCATCGTCGGCGAGGACGAAGCGGACCCCACGCAGGGCAGCGTCTCGTGGGTATCGCCGATGGGTGCTGCATTGCTGCGGCGGGAAGAGGGGGACGTGGTCCAGGTCGCCGGCGCGGATGTCGAGATCGTCGCCGTCGAATAGCCTCCGCGGCGGGCCGTGGCCGGCCGCGGAGGCGTCACGATCAGAGGAACTGGAAGTCCACCGGGCGGAGATCGCCCGGCGCGATGTCGGCGATGATCAGGCTGTTGCCCGCGCCGAGGTCGATCCGGGTTCCCGAGACGGCCGGTGATTCGAACGCGACCATCCGCCCGTCGAGGTCCGTGAAGTCGTCGATTGTCGTGCCGTTGATATTGATCTGGATGCGAATGAAGTCGTCCGGCAAGGCGAAATCGAGGATGACGTCGATGCCGTCTCCGGAGAATATGGAGAAGGTGTCGTCGCCATCTCCACCGGTAATGGTGTCGGCGTCCGCCCCGCCGACCAGCAGGTCGTTGCCGGCCCCGCCGTCGATGAGGTCGTTGCCGTTGCCGCCGACGACGGTCTCGTTGCCGGTGCCGCCTTCGATCAGGTCGTTGCCGAGACCGCCGGTGATGCCGTCATTGCCGTTGCCGCCGATTATGGAATCGTCGCCGGCATCGCCCATCAGGAAGTCGTCGCCGAGATCGCCGTAGATCAGGTCGTTGCCCGCCTCGCCATAGACGAGGTCGGCGCCCTGGCCGCCGAACGCGGTGTCGTTGCCCGAGCCGGCGAAGACGAAGTCGTCGCCGATGTTGCCATTGACGTGCCAGTCGTCGTCGCCTTCGCCGAAGACCGTGTCGTCGCCCTGGCCACCCCGCGCGAAGTCGCGGCCGGCGCCGCCATAGACGATGTCGATGCCGGTGTTGCCGTTGATCTCGTCGTCGCCATCCTCGCCGGAAACCAGGTCGTTGCCGTCGCCGCCGAGGATGACATCATTGCCGGCGCCGCCATTGATCTCGTCGTCGCCGGTATCGATGTTGCTGAGGTTGGACCCACCGAGCAGGGAGTCGTTGCCCAGCCCGCCGCGTAGCGTGTCGTTGCCGCCGACGCCCATCAGGAAGTCCGCGCCGTCGCCGCCATCTGCGGAATCCGCACCGGAACCCAGGTCGAAGAAGTCGTCGCCTGCCAGGCCGGATGCCGTATCGTCGCCATCCAGCGCGAAGTAGGTGTCATCGCCCGTGGTGCCGATGAAGGTGTCGTTGCCGTTCGAGCCATTCGCCATCGTGCTGCCCTCCGTCCCCGCTGGCCGGGTCCGGCACGACCGGGCGACGCCCGCGATGGGTGCCCAGGTGCCAGCTCCCGATTCTCTGTTGTTGTCCAGCCTGCCATCCACGACTGTATGGAGGGGATGCGGCAAGCGCGATGGTTTTCACTGCTGAATTTAGATCGCGTATTCGGTTCGCGCAGGAAGGCGCGCGCCAGACCGTGCAAAGCTCCGGGATGAACGGGAGGAGAAGCTCGATGCGACGTATCCGATCGGCCGGCATGATCATGGCAGTTCTGACCGCAGTCGCCGCCGGCACATCGGCGGCGGCCGATGACATTCGCTCGAATCTGGCCGACGGATACGCCGGCGCGGTCCGTTTTCGGTCGAGCACGCCGGCGGGGCCATCCGACCTGATGGCCGGCCGCGGCCCCGAGACGGCGATAGCGGGCGAGCTGCGCCTGCCGCCCGCAGCCGGCCGTCCCGTGCCGCTGATGATCATCAGCCACGGCAGCGGCGGCATCCTGCCGGGACGCGAAGGGGCGTGGGCCGACCGCTTGCTGGCCCAGGGCGTTGCCACCTTCGTCCTCGACAGCTTCACCCCGCGCGGCATCCGCTCGACCGGCGACGACCAGAGCCAGCTATCGACCGCGGCCAGCGTCGCTGATGCCTTCGCTGCCCTGCGCATCGCTGCCACCCATCCCGCCATCGATCCGGCGCGGATCGGTGTCATGGGTTTCTCCAAGGGTGGCCAGGTGGCGCTCTACACCGCGCTCGAGCCGTTCCGGAAGGGCGCCAATGGCGGGCGGGAGCGCTTTGCCCTGCATGTGGCGCTCTATGCGTCCTGTTCGCTGCCCTACCACTCGACCGCGACGACCAAGGCGCCCATCGTCATGCTGCTGGGTGGTGCGGATGACTACACGCCGGCCGCCCATTGCGCGCGTTATGCTGAATGGTTCCGCCAGCGCGGCAGCGCGGTGCAGGTGCGGGTGTTCGATGGTGCCCATCACGGCTTCGACGCGCCGGGTGCCGTGCGACGCCTGAACAACGCCCAGACCGCGCGGGAATGCGGCCTCGACATCGAGCTGGAGCCCACGCCCACCGGCCGGCGTTGGAGCGACGGCGGCACCGTCGCCAATACCGCCATGGGCGAGTATCTGCGCGGCTGCATGCGGCGCGGGGCCAGCTTCGGCGGGGATGCCGCGGCACTGGCGGGTGCCATCGACGAGGTCCGCGCCGCCGTGGCGCAGCATCTTCGCCCATAGGCGCAATCCCGGGCGCCGGGGGCGGAACCGGAAGCGGGATGCTCGCGTTC encodes:
- a CDS encoding NAD(P)/FAD-dependent oxidoreductase, which encodes MSGGTHAGRYDVIIVGGGIMGAATAFHLRTLYGKSVVLLERGMVGAGASGVNFGNVRRQGRFLPQMPLSHRAREIWGRLPELLGEDCEFLATGGLRVAYSQADMAVLEKHVNEARDWDLHLDLLGQNAIRSRWPWLGPDVVGALMSPDDGHANPRLVAPAFGRAAKRAGVVVHEQCEVADIAREATGFRVTAKTGLEVRGEVLLNSAGYWGGRIAADFGEPVPIVPRGPQMAVTEPLPYFMEPVLGGVSSNIYLRQVKRGNVVFGGGLRGPVETDPPRGRPVPELSIAQWGRVVRFVPALAGVQVIRSWTGVEGYMDDDIPVMGESGTTPGLFHAFGFCGHGFQLGPGVGAVMAELIATGRTVTPIDPFHIRRFESLKPA
- the greA gene encoding transcription elongation factor GreA, whose amino-acid sequence is MSKAFTKESDGDEAGDDLPERPVSEHPNFVTARGLAAIDGQVDRLRAELSAIAAGADQMLSARLARDLRYWTARRASAQLVDAPADTGLVQFGSTVTVARQDGRRQVFRIVGEDEADPTQGSVSWVSPMGAALLRREEGDVVQVAGADVEIVAVE
- a CDS encoding calcium-binding protein is translated as MANGSNGNDTFIGTTGDDTYFALDGDDTASGLAGDDFFDLGSGADSADGGDGADFLMGVGGNDTLRGGLGNDSLLGGSNLSNIDTGDDEINGGAGNDVILGGDGNDLVSGEDGDDEINGNTGIDIVYGGAGRDFARGGQGDDTVFGEGDDDWHVNGNIGDDFVFAGSGNDTAFGGQGADLVYGEAGNDLIYGDLGDDFLMGDAGDDSIIGGNGNDGITGGLGNDLIEGGTGNETVVGGNGNDLIDGGAGNDLLVGGADADTITGGDGDDTFSIFSGDGIDVILDFALPDDFIRIQININGTTIDDFTDLDGRMVAFESPAVSGTRIDLGAGNSLIIADIAPGDLRPVDFQFL
- a CDS encoding dienelactone hydrolase family protein — protein: MRRIRSAGMIMAVLTAVAAGTSAAADDIRSNLADGYAGAVRFRSSTPAGPSDLMAGRGPETAIAGELRLPPAAGRPVPLMIISHGSGGILPGREGAWADRLLAQGVATFVLDSFTPRGIRSTGDDQSQLSTAASVADAFAALRIAATHPAIDPARIGVMGFSKGGQVALYTALEPFRKGANGGRERFALHVALYASCSLPYHSTATTKAPIVMLLGGADDYTPAAHCARYAEWFRQRGSAVQVRVFDGAHHGFDAPGAVRRLNNAQTARECGLDIELEPTPTGRRWSDGGTVANTAMGEYLRGCMRRGASFGGDAAALAGAIDEVRAAVAQHLRP